GCTCACCAGGTGCCCCGAGAAGCCCTACGACCCGGAGAACCCCACCGACGCCGGGTACTGCGGGGGCTGGCACCGCGTCCTCATGCCCGCCCATCAGTCGAGCACCTTCACAGGCGAAGGCAGACTGACCCTCACCCGGTTCATCGTGGAAGCTGCGGCCGGTGAGCGGATCCCGTTCCAGCGGGGCGGCCACCACGGTTGGCTCCCCGCACAGCAGTGGCAGCAGTACCTTGAGGCAAACGGTCCCGCCCGGGACGACAAGGAGCGCCAGCCATTTGTACGGCAGGGGGACCGGCGCGACAGGTGCACCGAAGACCGTCCGGCTTCGGAGGTGCGGGCTGAACCGAAGCAGAGACGTGGCAGCCGCGCGATCGTCCTCGAGTCCCGCCCCCAGGAAACCGAAGCCGCCAAGGTTCCGGTCGACGCGTCGGGTCAAGCGATCCCGCTCTGCCGCTTCGGCTGTGGTCAGCCTGCAAGCCTTCCAGGACCCGAAGGGCTACCCGAGCACTTCTCGTGCCGCAGGAAGCATGAGGCGTGATCTATCGGCCACCGCTGGCTGCCACTCGCTGTGTCACCTGGTGTCAGAGCCCCCTGCCCTGTTCGGGTGGGGGTGTCGTCTCGGCGCTCCATCAACGCTCGCCACCTCGACATGGTCTGACCTGCCCGACAAGCCACCTGACGCCCCATCAGAACGAGCGTCATTTCAGCGTCAAGATATCGCCCGTAACGCCCACACCGCACATAATGCGCACGCACAAAACCGCAGGTCAGGAGCTCTTCGCGACCGGTTCAAGGATGGCAACGCACTCCACATGATGCGTCATCGGAAACAGGTGGAGACAATGCCGACGGCCCCAACCAGCGGTGCTGGCGCCGATTGGGCCCTATGCAACTCGCCTCCAACGCTGAACGGAGCAGGGTATCCGTCAATGGCCGGTTACCGAAACCGGTGATTCCTCGGACTATTGGCAGTCCACCGCGTCTCCCCGCTTCCCCACTGCCGCGGAAGCAACTTAACCCGAAAGGCACTGTTGACAGGAATGCCCAGTCAGAGCGGCGAAACGCCTCACGGCCAGTTCAGCCCCGAGCACATCCGCGCCACCTGGAGTGGGACGGCGAGCGTCGAGGATGCCGCTCAGGCGTTCGGCTTGTCGAGATCGAAAAGCTACGACCTCGTTCGCCGCGGAGAATTCCCATGCCGCGTGCTACCGATAGGCCGCACCGCCCGCGTCGTCACCGCCTCGCTCCTCCGCGTACTCGAGAGCGGCGAGCCGGAGTACAACGGAGCCTCCAGTGCAAGCCCCAATCCGTCATGACCAACTGCACGACGACGCCCCGCCGCGGCAAGCTGGCGGGGCGTCGTCGTATCAGGTCCCCGTCTACGCAGGACCCCCGCCGGAGCAAGCCGACGGGGATCCTCACGTGTCACAGCCCCTATGAGCGGGGTCCTGTGGCTATCTGACCAGGTAGAAGACTTTCCGGGCCGCGTCGCGTTGCCGGTACCGGGCCAACCGGGCGGTCAGAATCGTGAGGACGCCACAAAAATCGGCAGGCCCCTGACTTGTTGAATCGGGCCCAGACGCGCGGTCTGCAGCCGTAGCGTCCAGGGTGTCGGTCGGCACGGGCCCGCAGTGCCCCTTGCCGCCCATGGGCTGGCTCTCCGATAGCGTGCCGCCGCCGGCCGACACCCACGCGGTGTGGCTCGACAGAGGCATGAACGTGTGCGACCGCTACTTCAAGTCAGGGTGCCCACCGCATACTTCGCCGCTTCGAGTACAGACCGGGATGCGCGTGATCACGATCGGGATCGACCCCCACAAGTCCTCTCACACCGCCGTCGCCGTGGACGGCGCAGGCCACAAGACCGGCCAGCGGCGCTTCGTCGTCAACGCAGGCA
This genomic interval from Streptomyces dengpaensis contains the following:
- a CDS encoding helix-turn-helix transcriptional regulator; this encodes MPSQSGETPHGQFSPEHIRATWSGTASVEDAAQAFGLSRSKSYDLVRRGEFPCRVLPIGRTARVVTASLLRVLESGEPEYNGASSASPNPS